The proteins below are encoded in one region of Bacillus vallismortis:
- the levE gene encoding PTS fructose transporter subunit IIB: MNIVLARIDDRFIHGQILTRWIKVHAADRIIVVSDDVAQDDMRKTLILSVAPSNVKASAVSISKMAKAFHSPRYEGVTAMLLFENPSDIVSLIEAGVPIKTVNVGGMRFENQRRQITKSVSVTEQDIKAFETLSDLGVKLELRQLPSDASEDFAQILRNVTK; the protein is encoded by the coding sequence ATGAACATTGTGTTAGCCAGAATTGATGACCGCTTTATTCACGGCCAAATCCTGACAAGGTGGATTAAAGTCCATGCGGCAGACCGAATTATCGTTGTCTCCGATGATGTCGCACAGGATGACATGAGAAAAACGCTGATCCTGTCTGTTGCACCTTCAAATGTAAAAGCGAGTGCCGTTTCGATTTCAAAAATGGCAAAAGCATTTCATAGTCCGCGCTATGAAGGAGTAACGGCGATGCTCTTGTTTGAAAATCCGTCCGATATTGTATCCCTTATAGAAGCAGGCGTGCCGATCAAAACCGTAAACGTCGGGGGAATGCGGTTTGAAAATCAGCGCCGGCAAATCACAAAATCAGTCAGTGTTACAGAACAAGACATAAAGGCATTTGAAACATTAAGTGACCTGGGCGTGAAACTGGAATTGAGGCAGCTGCCTTCAGATGCCAGCGAGGATTTTGCACAGATTCTACGGAACGTAACAAAATAA
- the levF gene encoding PTS fructose transporter subunit IIC, whose amino-acid sequence MSSLQIILLLIIAAITGIASVLDEGQTHRPLVACTLVGLVLGDLKTGIILGGTLELMALGWMNVGLAMAPDTAIASVISTILVITADQGIGEGIAVAVALAAAGQALTIFVRTITVFFIHRADRYAKEGNIKGIEIMHITAMVFQALRVMIPTLIVALISVSAVQAFLGNIPDVITKGLQIGGGIIVVVGYAMVINMMNIPYLKPFFYIGFLLAAFTDFNLVGFGALGLCLALLYQQVMQRQNAHGAVAAASDGGRVAVYDDDDDLDA is encoded by the coding sequence ATGTCTTCATTACAAATTATTTTGTTGTTAATCATTGCAGCCATCACCGGCATCGCAAGTGTATTGGATGAAGGGCAGACACACCGTCCGCTTGTGGCCTGCACGCTGGTTGGCCTGGTGCTCGGGGACTTAAAAACAGGAATTATTCTAGGCGGCACACTGGAGCTGATGGCGCTGGGCTGGATGAACGTCGGCCTTGCCATGGCACCTGATACAGCGATCGCCTCTGTCATCTCAACCATATTAGTCATTACCGCTGATCAGGGAATTGGCGAAGGCATCGCCGTTGCTGTTGCTTTGGCAGCTGCGGGTCAGGCGCTGACCATTTTTGTGCGGACGATCACTGTCTTTTTCATTCACCGCGCTGATCGCTACGCAAAAGAAGGGAATATAAAAGGAATTGAAATCATGCATATTACCGCGATGGTATTTCAAGCACTGCGCGTCATGATACCGACATTAATTGTCGCATTGATCAGTGTCAGTGCGGTTCAGGCGTTTCTGGGCAATATTCCGGACGTGATTACAAAAGGGCTGCAAATAGGCGGCGGCATTATCGTGGTTGTCGGATATGCCATGGTGATCAATATGATGAATATTCCTTATTTGAAGCCATTTTTCTATATTGGATTTTTATTAGCGGCGTTTACCGATTTCAACTTAGTGGGATTTGGGGCCCTTGGTCTCTGTCTGGCGCTTTTATACCAGCAGGTCATGCAAAGACAAAACGCCCACGGAGCGGTCGCAGCTGCTTCAGACGGCGGCCGTGTTGCTGTTTATGATGACGATGACGACCTTGACGCCTAA
- the levD gene encoding PTS fructose transporter subunit IIA, with protein sequence MISVIISGHGDFPIALKESSGMIFGEEHNLIAVPFLKGEGIQTLQGKYHQALKGIPKEHEVLFLVDIFGGTPYNAAASFIAEDQRMDMAAGVNLPILLEVLSLREHLTLKDLLNNLKTMSQQSFQVCSEHLEKVKTANQETREDEL encoded by the coding sequence GTTATTATCAGCGGCCATGGAGATTTTCCCATCGCATTAAAAGAGTCTTCGGGGATGATATTCGGTGAAGAACATAACCTGATTGCAGTGCCGTTTTTGAAAGGGGAAGGCATTCAAACGCTGCAAGGAAAATATCATCAGGCGCTCAAGGGCATTCCGAAAGAACATGAAGTGCTTTTTCTAGTCGATATTTTTGGAGGAACGCCTTATAACGCAGCAGCGTCTTTCATTGCTGAGGATCAAAGAATGGATATGGCAGCCGGCGTAAACCTGCCGATTCTGCTGGAGGTATTAAGCTTGAGAGAACACCTGACGCTCAAAGATTTGCTGAACAACTTAAAAACAATGAGCCAGCAAAGCTTTCAAGTGTGCAGTGAACATTTAGAAAAAGTGAAAACAGCCAATCAAGAAACAAGAGAGGATGAATTGTGA